In Cucurbita pepo subsp. pepo cultivar mu-cu-16 chromosome LG04, ASM280686v2, whole genome shotgun sequence, the following are encoded in one genomic region:
- the LOC111793577 gene encoding LYR motif-containing protein 4 — translation MATPTRSESLSLLRSLLRTARHFCDYNIREYAKRRAVDGFRHNRNLSDPSSIVVAYADGKAQLEVAKRQSTVYSLFSPKVKSIMEAHHTN, via the coding sequence ATGGCGACTCCAACGAGATCCGAATCTCTTTCGCTTCTTCGCTCTCTGCTCCGTACAGCCCGTCACTTCTGTGATTACAACATCAGAGAGTACGCCAAACGACGCGCCGTTGACGGCTTCCGCCATAACCGGAACCTTTCCGATCCTTCGTCCATCGTCGTCGCCTACGCCGACGGCAAGGCTCAGCTTGAAGTTGCCAAAAGACAGTCCACCGTCTACTCCCTCTTCTCGCCCAAGGTCAAGAGCATCATGGAGGCTCATCACACGAACTGA
- the LOC111792298 gene encoding peroxidase 41-like — protein MAFFHPAALLLILFLSLPFSVQSQLSLDYYQKTCPDFAQIVHDTVARKHATSPVTAAASMRLFFSDCLVGGCDGSVLVSSNVFNHAERDAEINRDLPGDAFDVVTRAKITLELSCPGIVSCSDVLAQATRDLIAAAGGPSYKVELGRKDSLVSKVSDVEGNIPKPNQSIDELIKLYTAKGFTIQEMVALYGGRTIGFSNCKEFSDRLFNFSKNTPTDPEINSKYAEALKKSCADYEKNPGSSAYSDPVTPGKFDNVYYQNLLRGMGLLASDHALVKDPRTRKFVEMYAGNQALFFKDFGHAMEKMSVREVKTGGKGEVRTRCDAFNSINH, from the exons ATGGCTTTCTTTCACCCTGCCGCTCTTCTTCTTATACTTTTCCTATCTCTTCCATTCTCAGTTCAATCTCAGCTTTCTCTCGATTATTACCAGAAAACTTGCCCCGATTTCGCACAGATCGTTCATGACACTGTTGCTCGCAAGCATGCTACTAGCCCTGTCACTGCCGCTGCATCTATGCGCCTCTTCTTCAGCGATTGTTTGGTTGGAGGCTGCGATGGCTCTGTTCTTGTTTCATCCAATGTCTTCAACCACGCCGAGCGCGATGCTGAAATCAACCGCGATCTTCCTGGTGATGCCTTCGACGTCGTCACTCGAGCGAAGATTACCTTAGAGCTCTCCTGCCCTGGGATTGTCTCTTGCTCCGACGTGTTAGCGCAAGCGACTAGAGATCTCATCGCGGCCGCAGGCGGACCGTCGTACAAAGTTGAATTAGGGCGAAAAGATAGCCTCGTCTCGAAAGTTTCGGACGTGGAAGGCAACATTCCGAAACCGAATCAATCAATAGACGAGTTGATCAAGCTATACACAGCGAAAGGCTTCACGATTCAAGAAATGGTAGCGCTATATGGCGGACGCACGATCGGATTCTCAAATTGCAAGGAATTCAGCGACCGGCTGTTCAATTTCAGCAAAAACACACCAACAGATCCTGAGATTAATTCGAAATACGCTGAGGCATTGAAGAAGTCCTGCGCCGATTACGAGAAGAATCCAGGAAGTTCGGCGTACAGCGACCCTGTAACGCCAGGGAAGTTCGACAACGTATACTACCAGAATCTGCTGAGAGGAATGGGACTGCTGGCGTCGGATCACGCGCTGGTGAAGGATCCGAGGACAAGGAAATTCGTGGAGATGTATGCAGGAAACCAGGCATTATTCTTCAAGGATTTCGGACATGCGATGGAGAAGATGAGCGTTCGCGAGGTGAAAA CTGGCGGGAAAGGAGAAGTGAGGACAAGATGCGATGCGTTCAATTCAATCAACCATTAA
- the LOC111793488 gene encoding heparanase-like protein 1, which translates to MGFSISLLLLLASLPAILAQRPTHASIIIDGASVVAETDDNYICATIDWWPHDKCNYNRCPWGYSSAVNLNLSHPLLTKAIQAFEHLRIRVGGSLQDQVVYDVGSLKAPCHPFQKIKWGLFGYSKGCLHMSRWDDLNQLFKTTGAIVTFGLNALRGRHRTQRDKWGGEWDSTNAWDFINYTISKGYAIDSWEFGNELSGHGVGASVDVELYAKDVIKLRDIINDLYKNSNSKPSLLAPGGFFEPEWYAKLLQVSGSNVVNVITHHIYNLGAGIDPHLANNILDPHYLSRVSETFNRLDQTIQVHGPWASAWVGESGGAYNSGGRHVSNTFINSFWYLDQLGLASKYNTKVYCRQTLVGGHYGLLNTSTLVPNPDFYSALLWHRLMGKTVLPIGSDASSYLRAYAHCSRGSTGVSVLLINLSNQTHFSIHVQNSKNMFLNVQENGVMRENSFLKGMKKSVAWVGNKVSDATVSRQEYHLTPKDGYLQTQTMLLNGSPLELTADGELPSLNPVLRDVNTPVHMTPLSVAFIVFPNFDAPSCL; encoded by the exons ATGGGCTTCAGCATCTCCTTGTTGCTTCTTTTAGCTTCTCTACCTGCTATCTTGGCTCAGAGACCGACACATGCTAGTATCATAATTGATGGAGCTTCAGTAGTTGCTGAAACCGATGACAACTACATATGTGCCACCATTGATTGGTGGCCTCATGATAAGTGTAATTACAATCGTTGTCCATGGGGGTATTCTTCTGCAGTAAATTTG AACTTGTCTCATCCTCTTCTAACCAAGGCAATACAAG CTTTTGAGCATTTGAGGATAAGAGTTGGTGGTTCGCTACAAGACCAAGTGGTGTACGACGTTGGAAGTTTGAAGGCGCCTTGCCATCcatttcaaaagataaaatggGGGCTGTTTGGTTATTCCAAGGGGTGTTTGCACATGAGTAGATGGGATGATCTAAACCAATTATTCAAGACCACAGG GGCCATAGTGACCTTTGGCTTGAATGCACTCCGTGGAAGGCACCGGACGCAAAGAGATAAATGGGGAGGAGAGTGGGACTCTACCAATGCTTGGGATTTTATAAATTACACCATCTCAAAGGGATATGCAATAGATTCATGGGAATTTG GTAATGAATTGAGTGGACATGGCGTCGGTGCGAGTGTCGACGTCGAACTGTATGCAAAAGATGTGATCAAGCTAAGAGACATCATCAATGATTTATACAAGAATTCGAACTCGAAACCTTCCCTTCTAGCACCAGGAGGATTCTTTGAGCCAGAGTGGTATGCTAAGCTTCTTCAGGTTTCAGGATCCAATGTTGTGAATGTCATCACACATCACATATACAATCTTGGGGCTG GCATTGATCCCCATCTGGCAAACAATATATTGGATCCACATTACTTGAGCAGGGTATCAGAAACCTTCAACAGGCTAGACCAAACCATCCAAGTTCATGGTCCATGGGCGTCGGCGTGGGTCGGGGAGTCTGGCGGGGCCTATAACAGCGGCGGTCGTCATGTATCCAACACATTCATTAATAGCTTTTG GTACTTAGATCAGCTGGGATTGGCATCCAAGTACAATACCAAAGTGTATTGTAGGCAAACATTAGTTGGAGGTCACTATGGTCTGCTCAACACATCCACACTTGTGCCAAATCCAGATTTTTACAG TGCACTTCTGTGGCATCGGCTTATGGGGAAAACTGTTCTTCCCATTGGTAGTGATGCTTCGTCGTACTTACGCGCATACGCTCATTGTTCGAGAGGAAGT ACTGGTGTGAGTGTTCTGCTGATCAATTTGAGCAACCAGACACATTTCTCAATCCATGTCCAAAACAGCAAAAACATGTTTCTGAATGTCCAAGAAAATGGGGTAATGAGAGAGAATTCCTTCCTGAAAGGCATGAAGAAGAGTGTTGCATGGGTTGGCAACAAAGTCTCTGATGCAACAGTGTCAAGACAAGAATACCACCTGACTCCAAAGGATGGCTACCTCCAAACCCAAACCATGCTTCTAAATGGATCGCCATTGGAGCTCACTGCGGATGGAGAGCTCCCAAGTCTGAACCCCGTCCTCCGGGACGTCAATACTCCGGTCCATATGACCCCGTTGTCGGTTGCTTTCATAGTATTCCCTAACTTCGACGCGCCGTCGTGCTTGTGA